The following proteins are encoded in a genomic region of Cryptococcus tetragattii IND107 chromosome 4 map unlocalized Ctg15, whole genome shotgun sequence:
- a CDS encoding ATP-dependent RNA helicase DBP10 has product MSAITPSWALETTADGEIKEKTSGPGGQWRALNVGPHLVRSLLMRKFKSPTPIQRAAIPPALSTPPRDILGMARTGSGKTLAYLIPLLQRTGSTHHGQGPRALILCPSRELAVQIYSVGKDLARGMNKGNGKGKNKDEGEEDEEGKGKEGLRWAVIIGGEGMDAQFEKMSSNPDIVIATPGRFLHLIVEMHMDLRHLQTVIYDEADRLFEMGFDVQLREILHRLPSTRQNLLFSATLPSSVAEFAKAGLVNPLLVRLDAEQKLSPDLSLKFLSVKPGEKEASLLVLLREIIGKPNQPQPADPSSAPQAIVFVATKHHVDYVAELLSTTGYRTSLIYSSLDQVARQQQLAGFRNHQTDILVVTDVAARGLDIPVMDHVINYDFPAGPRIFVHRVGRTARAGRKGTAYSLIVKEDFPYLCDLHTFLGTERMGEPVEALRSLPIEQLSENIEYVFHNLDETAPHLTSLRNVMRKGQGMFERSRTKANPTSYRQAKALASALSNNPPRIDDMFEDAMEDEVNEEKARLLAKVAAFTPSETVFEVGKRESESAVIMKKRRKTVDERQKRVSKAEAEKSTASGMEKAPAKELPAPQLPTKIFKDPSFYLDHTQRGADAEKGYSLKSGVESLSGAITDMTADEGTGPKAQKASQLSWDRKKHKFIKKNGSADGEKMIRSESGALLPASYSSGKYQEWKSKRKHMSDGPVEALGGGRRGRHGPPGQKRKAEDRDGEEDAGGEGGKNQGNVKGKGKDDFKQKTPGKPGKKGTKQSSGLKSAMDIRKQREIAQKRKEKNARKPHKFRK; this is encoded by the exons ATGTCAGCGATAACTCCTTCATGGGCACTTGAGACGACAGCGGATGGGGAGATAAAGGAGAAGACATCAGGCCCAGGTGGTCAATGGCGCGCTCTCA ACGTCGGACCCCACCTCGTCCGCTCCTTGTTGATGCGCAAGTTCAAGTCTCCAACACCTATCCAAAGAGCAGCTATCCCCCCTGCTCTCTCTACCCCACCGAGAGATATCCTTGGTATGGCCAGGACCGGTTCCGGTAAAACTTTGGCGTACCttatccctcttcttcaaagaacTGGATCGACACACCATGGACAGGGTCCTAGAGCTTTGATTCTCTGTCCGAGTCGAGAGTTGGCGGTGCAAATCTATTCTGTTGGGAAAGACCTTGCCAGAGGGATGAATAAGGGCaatggaaagggaaagaacaaggatgaaggcgaggaagatgaggaaggcaagggaaaagagggatTGAGATGGGCTGTCATTATTGGCGGTGAAGGAATGGACGCTCAGTTTGAAAAGATGTCTTCCAATCCTGATAT TGTAATTGCTACACCTGGTCGATTCCTCCATCTTATCGTTGAAATGCACATGGACCTtcgacatcttcaaacGGTCATTTACGATGAAGCTGATCGACTTTTCGAAATGGGTTTCGATGTCCAGCTCAGAGAAATCCTTCATCGTCTCCCCTCGACCCGTCAAAACTTGTTGTTCTCTGCTACTCTCCCCTCATCCGTGGCCGAATTCGCCAAGGCCGGTCTCGTGAACCCTCTCCTTGTCCGCCTCGATGCCGAACAGAAACTTTCGCCCGACCTTTCCCTCAAATTCCTCTCTGTCAAACctggagaaaaggaggcgTCCTTACTTGTTCTTTTGAGAGAAATTATTGGCAAACCCaatcaacctcaacctGCCGACCCCTCCTCTGCCCCTCAGGCTATTGTCTTTGTAGCGACTAAGCACCACGTCGACTATGTCGCAGAGCTTTTAAGTACGACCGGGTACCGCACCTCTCTCATTTACAGTTCCCTCGACCAAGTTGCGCGTCAACAGCAACTTGCCGGTTTCCGTAATCACCAAACCGATATTCTTGTCGTCACAGACGTAGCTGCCCGTGGTCTTGATATCCCCGTCATGGACCACGTCATCAACTATGATTTCCCTGCTGGCCCTCGTATCTTTGTTCACCGTGTCGGTCGTACGGCACGAGCCGGTCGAAAAGGTACTGCCTACTCCCTCATTGTCAAGGAAGATTTCCCTTACCTCTGCGACCTCCACACTTTCCTCGGCACGGAGCGAATGGGAGAGCCCGTAGAAGCCCTTCGTTCCCTTCCTATTGAGCAGCTCAGCGAGAATATCGAGTACGTTTTCCACAACCTTGACGAAACCGCGCCGCACCTCACTTCTTTGCGCAACGTCATGCGCAAAGGTCAAGGCATGTTTGAACGTTCCCGTACTAAAGCCAACCCCACGTCTTATCGTCAGGCGAAAGCTCTCGCTTCCGCTCTCAGTAACAATCCTCCCCGAATTGACGACATGTTTGAAGATgcgatggaggatgaggtgaatgaagaaaaagctAGATTGCTAGCTAAAGTGGCAGCGTTCACGCCGTCTGAGACTGTATTCGAAGTCGGGAAACGCGAGAGTGAGAGCGCCGTTatcatgaagaagaggagaaagacaGTGGACGAGAGGCAGAAACGAGTCTCAAAGGCTGAAGCCGAGAAGAGTACCGCAAGCGGTATGGAGAAAGCCCCTGCCAAAGAGCTTCCCGCCCCTCAGCTTCCTACCAAAATTTTCAAAGACCCTTCCTTCTATCTCGACCATACGCAACGCGGAGCTGACGCTGAAAAGGGTTACTCTCTCAAATCTGGCGTTGAGTCTCTCTCTGGCGCGATCACTGATATGACCGCCGATGAAGGTACAGGACCGAAAGCCCAAAAGGCCAGTCAACTCAGCTGGGACAGGAAGAAACACAAgttcatcaagaagaacggTAGTGctgatggagaaaagatgattaGGAGTGAAAGTGGTGCATTGTTACCTGCTAGTTATAGTAGTGGCAAGTATCAGGAATGGAagtcgaagaggaagcataTGTCCGATGGGCCGGTGGAGGCCTTAGGAGGTGGTAGGAGGGGAAGGCATGGACCACCAgggcaaaaaagaaaagcagaagatagagatggagaagaggatgcaggtggagagggtgggaagaatCAAGGAAATGTCAAGGGTAAGGGCAAGGACGATTTCAAGCAAAAGACTCCTGGGAAGCctggcaagaagggaacCAAGCAGTCATCTGGACTCAAGTCTGCCATGGATATCAGGAAACAGAGGGAGATTGCCCAAAAG agaaaagagaagaacgCTCGAAAGCCCCACAAGTTCAGAAAGTAA